The Nitrospirota bacterium genome includes a region encoding these proteins:
- the cas2 gene encoding CRISPR-associated endonuclease Cas2 yields the protein MAANETLLWVIYDIVEDKARNRVAKACKGKGLYRVQKSAFLGTLNRNQVDELKIMCEDLINCKVDSLYIFPLCEDDFKKVKLLGQAFDKKLVSAELLAKFF from the coding sequence TTGGCGGCCAACGAAACCCTATTGTGGGTTATATATGACATAGTAGAAGATAAGGCGCGGAACCGTGTGGCAAAGGCCTGTAAGGGAAAGGGGCTCTACAGGGTGCAAAAGTCGGCATTCCTCGGGACGCTGAACAGGAACCAGGTTGACGAACTGAAGATCATGTGCGAGGATTTAATCAATTGCAAAGTGGATTCTCTATATATCTTTCCCCTGTGTGAGGATGACTTTAAAAAGGTCAAATTGCTCGGTCAGGCCTTTGACAAGAAATTAGTGTCTGCAGAACTTCTGGCAAAATTCTTTTAG